From Hartmannibacter diazotrophicus, a single genomic window includes:
- a CDS encoding substrate-binding domain-containing protein — protein MALIKTLTRSAATLALAAGLGAFAAGSAMADTLALVTINQQALFFNQINDGAKEAAKAAGVDLVIFNANNVPSAQNDAIETYITQKVDGIILVAIDVNGVKPAITEAKKAGIPVVAIDAQIPDGDNAAFIGVDNTAAGEEIGKFYADYVKTEMGGTAKIGVIGALNSFIQNQRLDGFKKAVADSGANVTFVDTVDGQNVQDVALGAAENLMTANPDMTTLYATGEPALIGAVSAVDSQGRTGDVKVFGWDLTAQAVKGIDEGWVTAVVQQDPAGEGKAAVEALVKLKKGESIEPVINIPVTIVTKDNVDQFRGMFQ, from the coding sequence ATGGCACTTATCAAGACACTGACCCGTTCCGCCGCCACACTGGCGCTCGCCGCGGGCCTCGGCGCGTTCGCCGCCGGTTCCGCGATGGCCGACACGCTGGCCCTCGTGACGATCAACCAGCAGGCGCTGTTCTTCAACCAGATCAATGACGGCGCCAAGGAAGCCGCCAAGGCCGCCGGCGTCGATCTCGTGATCTTCAACGCCAACAACGTGCCGTCGGCCCAGAACGACGCCATCGAGACCTACATCACCCAGAAGGTCGACGGCATCATCCTCGTCGCCATCGACGTCAACGGCGTGAAGCCGGCGATCACCGAGGCCAAGAAGGCCGGCATCCCGGTCGTCGCCATCGACGCCCAGATTCCGGACGGCGACAACGCCGCCTTCATCGGCGTCGACAACACGGCCGCCGGCGAGGAAATCGGCAAGTTCTACGCCGACTACGTCAAGACGGAGATGGGCGGCACGGCCAAGATCGGCGTCATCGGCGCACTCAACTCCTTCATCCAGAACCAGCGTCTCGACGGCTTCAAGAAGGCCGTTGCCGACAGCGGCGCGAACGTGACCTTCGTCGACACGGTCGATGGCCAAAACGTGCAGGACGTGGCGCTGGGCGCGGCTGAAAACCTGATGACCGCCAACCCCGACATGACGACGCTCTACGCCACCGGCGAACCGGCCCTCATCGGCGCGGTTTCCGCCGTCGACAGCCAGGGCCGCACCGGCGACGTCAAGGTCTTCGGCTGGGATCTGACCGCCCAGGCCGTCAAGGGCATCGACGAGGGCTGGGTCACCGCCGTCGTCCAGCAGGACCCGGCCGGCGAAGGCAAGGCCGCCGTCGAGGCGCTCGTCAAGCTCAAGAAGGGCGAGAGCATCGAGCCGGTCATCAACATCCCGGTGACCATCGTCACCAAGGACAACGTCGACCAGTTCCGGGGCATGTTCCAGTAA
- a CDS encoding glutamine amidotransferase, with translation MSKKKILLIGETWMSSATHYKGFDQFGSVTFHSGAEPLLKALSDSDYDVRQMPAHEAVEALPFSLDGLQEYDALLLSDVGSNSLLLHPQVWLHGNPVVNRLKLLEAYVAAGGALAMFGGYFSFQGIDGKARWRATPVERTLPVECLPYDDRLEIPEGFTPDFVKPDHAILAGLPGEWPLLLGANEVRVKRSPDVDVIAQLPEEEGSHPLLVTGRYGNGRTLAWTSDIGPHWLPNAFVEWSGYRQLWINMLDWLTAKA, from the coding sequence GTGTCAAAGAAGAAAATCCTGCTGATCGGCGAAACCTGGATGAGTTCCGCAACCCACTACAAGGGCTTCGACCAGTTCGGCAGCGTAACCTTCCATTCGGGCGCGGAGCCGCTGCTCAAGGCCCTGTCCGACAGCGACTACGACGTCCGGCAGATGCCGGCGCACGAAGCCGTGGAGGCCCTGCCCTTCTCGCTCGACGGCCTGCAGGAGTATGACGCGCTCCTTCTGTCCGACGTCGGCTCCAACTCCCTGCTGCTGCATCCGCAGGTCTGGCTGCACGGAAATCCGGTCGTCAACCGGCTGAAACTGCTTGAGGCCTATGTGGCGGCAGGCGGCGCGCTGGCGATGTTCGGCGGCTATTTCAGCTTCCAGGGCATCGACGGCAAGGCGCGCTGGCGGGCAACGCCCGTCGAGCGGACGCTGCCGGTGGAATGCCTGCCTTACGACGACCGGCTGGAAATCCCCGAGGGCTTCACCCCGGATTTCGTCAAGCCCGATCACGCCATCCTCGCCGGACTTCCTGGCGAATGGCCGTTGCTACTCGGCGCCAACGAAGTCCGCGTCAAGCGCAGCCCGGACGTCGATGTGATCGCCCAGCTTCCCGAGGAGGAAGGCAGCCATCCGCTGCTCGTGACGGGACGCTACGGCAACGGGCGGACGCTTGCCTGGACCTCGGACATCGGCCCGCACTGGCTGCCGAATGCCTTTGTCGAATGGTCCGGCTACCGGCAGCTCTGGATCAACATGCTGGACTGGCTGACGGCGAAGGCCTGA
- a CDS encoding LacI family DNA-binding transcriptional regulator yields the protein MAVEGGKGKSRKKITIRDVARTAGVSIGTVSAVINGGSTVAAETRRRVEACIAEIGFEPNNSARSLKRGRISSIGFIVPDLGNPFFAAVAEGVQDGLGDADVLLVLCMTGASAEREDYYAKVLRTQRLDGVVYLSGTGLPSPSFLELARKGAVVFVDERLPGVDIPFINAANRDGARDVARHVIEAGHRDVAVITGPPRLWTSEQRLAGYREAFAFAGIDPDTVTYVQGDYTEASGYEAGRQLLAESSRGSRPTAVLCANDLMAMGLIRRCREEGLRLPDDLSIAGFDDVPSAALLDPPLTTVAQPGREMGAAAAKWLLKLIGISDAMPGQTEFPTSVRIRGSVATRA from the coding sequence ATGGCGGTTGAGGGCGGCAAGGGCAAGAGCCGGAAGAAGATCACCATCCGGGATGTCGCACGTACGGCGGGCGTCTCCATCGGCACCGTGAGCGCGGTGATCAATGGCGGCAGCACGGTCGCGGCCGAAACGCGTCGCAGGGTCGAGGCCTGCATTGCCGAGATCGGCTTTGAGCCCAACAATTCGGCCCGCAGCCTGAAGCGCGGACGCATCTCGTCCATCGGCTTCATCGTCCCGGACCTCGGCAATCCGTTCTTCGCCGCCGTCGCCGAGGGGGTTCAGGATGGCCTCGGCGATGCCGATGTGCTGCTCGTCCTCTGCATGACCGGGGCAAGCGCCGAGCGCGAGGATTACTATGCCAAGGTCCTTCGCACCCAGAGGCTCGACGGCGTCGTCTATCTGTCAGGCACGGGTTTGCCGAGTCCGTCCTTTCTGGAACTTGCCCGCAAGGGTGCCGTGGTGTTCGTCGACGAACGCCTCCCCGGCGTCGACATTCCCTTCATCAACGCCGCCAACAGGGATGGCGCTCGTGATGTCGCCCGGCATGTGATCGAGGCCGGCCACCGCGACGTCGCGGTCATCACCGGTCCGCCGAGACTCTGGACCAGCGAGCAGAGACTGGCCGGCTATCGCGAGGCCTTCGCCTTCGCGGGTATCGACCCCGACACCGTCACCTACGTTCAGGGCGACTACACCGAGGCGAGCGGCTACGAGGCCGGACGGCAGCTCCTCGCAGAATCATCACGGGGATCACGTCCAACGGCGGTTCTTTGCGCCAACGACCTGATGGCCATGGGCCTCATTCGCCGTTGCCGCGAAGAAGGGCTGAGGCTGCCCGACGATCTTTCCATCGCGGGATTCGACGATGTCCCCTCCGCCGCCTTGCTCGATCCGCCGTTGACGACGGTCGCCCAGCCCGGCCGGGAGATGGGGGCTGCCGCCGCCAAGTGGTTGTTGAAGCTTATCGGAATCTCCGACGCGATGCCCGGGCAGACGGAATTTCCGACAAGCGTGCGGATCAGGGGATCCGTCGCCACGCGAGCGTGA